Proteins encoded within one genomic window of Lynx canadensis isolate LIC74 chromosome B2, mLynCan4.pri.v2, whole genome shotgun sequence:
- the TDRD6 gene encoding tudor domain-containing protein 6 isoform X1, with the protein MSSTPGLPTPGTSLVLRVSFVDVRPEVIPVQLWGLVGERREEYLRLNREIQEAAATRLPWAPGSATASPGELCLVQVGLVWHRCRVVSQQAQESRVFLLDEGRTVTADAGSLAPGRSEFFHLPSEVLGCVLAGLVPEGGGGAGGGEPQHWPPGAVDFLSSLQGGQVHGRVLDVLLLHRLVLLEAPGLSQQMQELSLARRVPDSLFRSLLKRYLTAAAAGLRLGARVLPRVPPKQEHPGLDYFYPQLQLGVTEPVVVTQVCHPHRIHCQLRSLSQEIHRLSESMAQIYWGSTGTGDENSPSATREEREESPDKPGSPCASCGLDGHWYRALLLETFRPQRCAQVLHVDCGRKELVSCSSLRYLLPEYFRMPVVTYPCALYGLWDGGRGWSRSQVGDLKTLILGQAVNAKIEFYCSFEHVYYVTLYGEDGTNLNCVFGLQSCCLADQFLQSQGREEEEEEEGEEEEEEEKGQATALQSQSPAEEADEEIPLPALRSTRLKINAFYDAQVEFVKNPSEFWIRLRKHNGTFSKLMRRMCSFYSSASKLEGVVLKPKPNDLCCVKWKENGYYRAMVSRLDDKSVAVFLVDRGSLENVDWYDVRMLLPQFRRLPVLALRCTLADIWPLGESWSQEAVSFFKKTVLHKELVIHVLDKQDKQYVIEILDESRTGEENISKVMAQAGYAKYQEFETQENIPVSAHSPGRVSNHFPAENNKISAAKRGDVEQKAQRDSTTSSVAEIVTDPPVAADTPAGLVVQEKEKRVSVYSPLVPNFLEITPDSSCKGEVRVGSTVGVKVASVENPGYFWCQLTRNIQDFKTLMCDIQDYCENTAAPYQGTAPACLAKRTVNGKWSRAVIRGAQSSQCVRVKFVDYGDEDMVAVKNICSISEEFLKVKAQAFRCSLYNLIQPTGQNPFAWNEKAIQAFREFVDSAWEDNLELKCTVFALASAHDEELFNIVDLLTPFQSACHFLVEKRLARPVKLQKPLESSVQLHSYYYSTHEMKIGSEELVYITHVDDPWTFYCQLGRNANILEQLSCNITQLSKVLPNLKTSPLTPGTLCLAKYTDGNWYRGMIIGKEPKKVFFVDFGNIYVVTSDDLLPLPRDAYDVLLLPMQAVKCSLSDIPDHIPDEITTWFQETVLDKSLKALVVAKDPDGRLIIELYDDSIQINANINEKLGLLGYRGGTRKKEESKDLTTMTETLEVKKENLKLSPTEYSSKSVENSALRSMEILGEPHKSKTSPACRETKLLRGLTKTNLVAQYQDSVGNKDNQMCPFTAEKKEEGSAESPSKATRLEATLSERNIGDSCNKDLPLKFSELPQKIIMPGFKTVVYVSHINDLSDFYVQLTEDEAEITSLSERLNDVRTRPEFYSGPPLQRGDVTCAIFPEDSLWYRAVVREQQPNDLLCVQFIDYGNVSVVHTNKIGKLDLLNALVPALCIHCSLRGLWVPEILNCKAVTRYFSRRTDEVQIRCEFVQFQDRWEVILADEHGIIAEDMISRYAFSDKSQVGLSDQIIKGACSKSVHKTDIGTSLFLNWYNPKMKTIRAYATVIDGPEYFWCQFADTEKLQFLEVEVQTAGEQVTAWRSCVPCPHIGDPCIVRYREDGHYYRALITNICDDYLVSVRLVDFGNIEDCVDPKALWNIPSELLVVPMQAFPCCLSGFNISEGACRQEGNDYFYEIVTEDVLEITILEIKRDVCNIPLAIVDLKSKGESINQKMKKYSKIGISNSDLPYEKHDPEIKGALGSLSPEVGFKKPSSKAGQEKALYVESQTDELSERIEKDLNITEAKPTKFYDPDTDNIFEAFEKPRKDKIGIEVLEGKRECHLVDKAKFDDKYLMTGFNTLLPLQASETKEILELNSLEVPLSPDDESKEFLELESIELQHSLVGDEEKEPGRVPPLVPLPQGCDTEATLHPFTAQLPLNCESEKQPELELPTAQLCLDDKINPLSLRVGQRAQDPTCAEDARKSSCMECFDDQPRLPLHLHGMNCDPNRQVEMNIYKEEFTEYKSRDAISPLTLFSEEEFRDGRKRNNALQDHVSAQAEKTYTLEGFAVGSKCVVWSSLRNTWSKCEILEIGEEGTRVLNLSNGMEEIVNPENVWNGIPKLDKSPSEKRGLEVI; encoded by the exons ATGTCCTCGACGCCCGGTCTGCCCACCCCGGGGACCTCGCTGGTCCTGCGGGTGTCGTTCGTGGACGTGCGCCCTGAGGTGATCCCCGTGCAGCTCTGGGGGCTGGTGGGCGAGCGGCGGGAGGAGTACTTGCGCCTGAACCGGGAGATTCAGGAAGCGGCGGCCACGCGCCTCCCGTGGGCGCCGGGCAGCGCCACGGCCTCTCCGGGCGAGCTGTGCCTGGTGCAGGTGGGGCTCGTATGGCACCGCTGCCGCGTGGTCAGCCAGCAGGCGCAGGAGAGCCGCGTCTTCCTGCTCGACGAGGGCCGCACCGTCACGGCGGACGCGGGCTCCCTGGCGCCGGGGCGCAGCGAGTTCTTCCACCTGCCCTCCGAGGTGCTGGGCTGCGTGCTGGCCGGCCTGGTGCcggagggcggcggcggcgcgggcggggGCGAGCCCCAGCACTGGCCGCCCGGCGCCGTGGACTTCCTCAGCAGCCTGCAGGGCGGGCAGGTGCACGGGCGCGTGCTGGACGTGCTGCTGCTCCATCGCCTGGTCCTTCTGGAGGCGCCCGGGCTGTCGCAGCAGATGCAGGAGCTCAGCCTGGCGCGGCGGGTGCCCGACAGCCTCTTCCGCTCGCTGCTCAAGCGCTACCTGACGGCGGCCGCTGCCGGCCTACGCTTGGGGGCCCGGGTCCTCCCGCGAGTCCCTCCGAAGCAGGAGCACCCTGGCCTGGACTATTTCTACCCGCAGCTGCAGCTGGGCGTGACGGAGCCGGTGGTGGTGACCCAGGTGTGCCACCCCCACCGCATTCACTGCCAGCTCCGGAGCCTCTCGCAGGAGATCCACCGCCTGTCCGAGAGCATGGCCCAGATATACTGGGGTTCCACGGGGACGGGGGATGAGAACTCTCCCAGTGCCACccgggaggagagggaggagagcccAGACAAGCCTGGCTCTCCGTGTGCCTCCTGTGGGTTGGACGGACATTGGTACAGAGCGCTCTTGTTGGAGACGTTTCGGCCCCAGCGCTGTGCCCAGGTGCTCCACGTAGACTGTGGAAGGAAGGAGTTAGTGAGCTGCAGCAGTCTCCGCTACTTGCTGCCCGAGTATTTTCGAATGCCCGTGGTGACCTACCCCTGTGCCTTGTATGGGCTCTGGGACGGTGGGAGAGGCTGGTCTCGGTCACAGGTGGGTGACCTGAAGACACTGATACTGGGCCAGGCGGTGAATGCAAAGATTGAATTTTACTGTTCCTTTGAGCACGTGTATTATGTCACTCTGTATGGAGAAGATGGGACCAACCTGAACTGTGTATTCGGGCTACAGTCCTGTTGCCTGGCCGACCAATTCCTGCAgagccagggaagggaggaggaggaggaggaggaaggggaagaagaggaggaagaggagaagggccAAGCCACAGCTCTTCAGTCTCAGTCTCCTGCTGAAGAAGCGGATGAAGAGATTCCACTCCCGGCCTTAAGATCTACCAGGTTGAAGATAAATGCCTTCTATGATGCCCAGGTAGAGTTTGTTAAAAATCCGTCCGAGTTTTGGATTAGGTTGAGGAAGCACAACGGCACCTTCAGCAAGCTGATGAGGAGGATGTGCAGTTTCTATTCCTCAGCCAGTAAGCTGGAGGGGGTGGTGTTGAAACCCAAACCCAATGACCTTTGCTGTGTCAAATGGAAAGAGAACGGCTATTATCGGGCCATGGTCAGCAGATTAGATGACAAGAGTGTGGCCGTATTCCTAGTTGACCGGGGCAGTTTGGAAAATGTGGATTGGTACGACGTGAGGATGCTGCTTCCTCAGTTTAGACGACTGCCAGTGTTGGCTCTGAGGTGCACGCTGGCCGATATTTGGCCTTTGGGGGAAAGCTGGAGCCAGGAGGcagtttcctttttcaaaaagacTGTGCTCCACAAAGAATTGGTTATCCATGTCCTTGATAAGCAGGATAAGCAATATGTTATTGAGATTCTCGATGAATCAAGAACAGGGGAAGAAAACATTAGTAAGGTAATGGCTCAAGCCGGATATGCAAAGTATCAGGAATTTGAAACACAGGAGAACATTCCCGTAAGTGCCCATTCTCCAGGGCGTGTTTCAAACCATTTTCCTGCCGAGAATAACAAAATCTCTGCTGCCAAGAGGGGAGACGTAGAACAGAAGGCCCAGAGAGACAGCACAACTAGCTCTGTTGCAGAAATTGTGACTGATCCACCAGTCGCTGCAGATACCCCGGCTGGACTAGTGGtgcaggagaaggaaaaaagagtatCTGTTTATTCTCCTCTAGTGCCGAACTTCCTGGAAATTACGCCAGACTCTTCTTGTAAAGGAGAGGTGAGAGTCGGAAGTACAGTAGGAGTCAAAGTGGCTTCTGTTGAAAACCCCGGCTACTTCTGGTGCCAGCTGACCAGGAACATTCAAGACTTTAAAACTTTGATGTGTGATATCCAGGACTACTGCGAGAATACAGCTGCTCCTTACCAGGGGACCGCCCCCGCTTGTCTGGCAAAACGCACGGTCAATGGAAAATGGTCCAGAGCTGTGATCCGCGGGGCACAATCTTCACAGTGCGTCAGAGTAAAGTTTGTAGATTATGGAGACGAAGATATGGTGGCTGTGAAGAATATTTGCTCAATTAGTGAAGAGTTTCTCAAGGTTAAGGCTCAGGCTTTTCGGTGCAGTCTATATAATTTAATTCAACCAACGGGTCAAAATCCTTTTGCTTGGAATGAAAAGGCAATCCAAGCTTTTAGGGAATTTGTAGACAGCGCCTGGGAAGACAATCTCGAATTGAAATGCACAGTATTTGCTTTGGCTTCAGCGCATGACGAAGAGCTGTTTAACATAGTGGATTTGCTAACACCGTTTCAGAGTGCCTGCCACTTTTTGGTAGAAAAGAGACTCGCAAGGCCAGTGAAACTTCAGAAGCCCCTGGAGTCCTCCGTTCAGCTACATTCTTACTACTATTCGACACACGAGATGAAAATCGGAAGTGAAGAATTGGTGTATATAACGCATGTCGATGACCCTTGGACATTTTATTGCCAACTGGGAAGAAACGCAAATATTTTAGAACAGTTGTCCTGTAATATTACACAATTGAGTAAAGTTTTGCCGAATTTAAAAACATCCCCCTTGACCCCTGGAACCTTGTGCCTTGCCAAGTACACTGATGGAAACTGGTATAGGGGGATGATAATAGGAAAAGAACCAAAGAAAgtcttttttgttgattttggaaACATTTATGTGGTAACCAGCGATGATCTGCTTCCGCTACCTAGGGATGCGTATGATGTCTTACTTCTGCCCATGCAAGCTGTTAAGTGTTCATTGTCTGACATACCCGATCACATACCAGACGAAATTACAACATGGTTCCAGGAGACTGTTTTAGATAAGTCATTGAAGGCTTTGGTGGTGGCAAAAGATCCAGATGGGAGACTGATTATAGAACTCTATGACGACAGTATCCAAATCAACGCTAATATCAATGAGAAGTTAGGGTTACTTGGCTACAGGGGTgggacaagaaaaaaagaagagagcaaaGATCTCACCACCATGACAGAAACTCTTGaagtaaagaaggaaaatctCAAGTTGTCACCTACGGAGTATTCAAGTAAATCAGTAGAGAACTCTGCGTTACGTAGCATGGAGATCTTGGGAGAACCACACAAATCTAAGACCAGCCCAGCATGTAGGGAAACCAAGCTTTTACGAGGTTTGACAAAGACAAACTTAGTCGCTCAGTATCAGGACTCCGTGGGAAATAAAGATAATCAAATGTGTCCCTTCACAGccgagaagaaagaagaaggttCTGCTGAGTCGCCTTCGAAAGCCACAAGACTAGAAGCTACCCTTTCAGAGAGAAACATAGGAGATTCGTGTAACAAAGATTTGCCTCTAAAATTTTCTGAGCTCCCTCAGAAGATTATAATGCCTGGCTTTAAAACAGTGGTGTATGTTTCCCACATAAATGACCTTTCAGACTTTTATGTTCAACTAACAGAAGATGAAGCTGAAATCACTAGTctttcagagagattaaatgatgtTAGGACCAGGCCAGAATTTTATTCAGGTCCACCTTTGCAGAGAGGAGATGTAACATGCGCCATTTTTCCAGAAGACAGTTTGTGGTATCGGGCTGTGGTCAGGGAACAACAACCCAATGACCTTCTGTGTGTACAGTTTATAGATTATGGCAATGTTTCTGTGGTCCATACTAACAAGATAGGTAAGCTGGACCTTCTTAACGCACTGGTACCAGCCCTGTGCATTCACTGCTCCTTGAGAGGACTTTGGGTTCCCGAGATTTTAAACTGTAAGGCAGTGACGCGTTACTTTTCCCGAAGGACAGATGAGGTTCAAATAAGATGTGAATTTGTTCAATTCCAAGACAGATGGGAAGTTATTCTTGCTGATGAACATGGGATCATAGCAGAAGACATGATTAGCAGATATGCTTTCAGTGACAAATCTCAAGTAGGACTTTCTGACCAAATCATTAAAGGTGCCTGTTCAAAGTCTGTCCACAAAACAGACATTGGCACTTCACTGTTTCTTAACTGGTACAACCCAAAGATGAAGACGATAAGAGCATATGCCACTGTGATAGATGGACCTGAATATTTTTGGTGTCAATTTGCTGATACCGAGAAACTTCAGTTTTTAGAAGTAGAAGTACAAACCGCTGGAGAGCAAGTAACGGCTTGGAGAAGTTGTGTCCCATGCCCTCATATTGGAGATCCTTGCATAGTGAGATATAGAGAAGATGGGCATTATTACAGGGCACTTATCACCAATATTTGTGATGATTATCTGGTATCTGTCAGGCTTGTGGACTTTGGAAACATCGAAGACTGCGTGGACCCCAAAGCACTCTGGAATATTCCTTCTGAACTCTTGGTGGTTCCCATGCAAGCCTTTCCATGTTGCCTCTCAGGATTTAATATTTCAGAAGGTGCGTGCCGTCAAGAGGGAAATGACTATTTTTATGAAATAGTAACAGAAGATGTGTTGGAGATAACAATATTAGAAATCAAAAGGGATGTTTGTAATATCCCTTTAGCAATCGTTGACTTGAAAAGCAAAGGCGAAAGTATTAAtcagaagatgaagaaatattCTAAGATTGGCATTAGTAACAGTGATCTGCCCTATGAAAAACATGACCCGGAGATAAAGGGAGCTCTTGGGTCCCTCAGTCCTGAGGTTGGATTTAAGAAACCAAGTAGTAAAGCTGGACAAGAGAAAGCCCTATATGTCGAGTCACAGACAGATGAGCTCTctgaaagaattgaaaaagatttaaacatCACCGAAGCCAAACCAACTAAGTTCTATGACCCTGACACTGACAACATTTTTGAAGCTTTCGAAAAGCCACGCAAAGATAAAATAGGCATCGAGGTACTGGAAGGTAAAAGAGAGTGCCATTTGGTTGACAAAGCAAAGTTTGATGATAAATACCTCATGACGGGATTTAACACGTTACTACCACTGCAGGCTAGTGAAACAAAGGAGATATTAGAACTGAACTCACTTGAGGTGCCACTTTCTCCTGATGATGAATCAAAAGAGTTCCTGGAGCTGGAGTCCATTGAGTTACAGCATTCTCTAGTCGGGGATGAAGAAAAAGAGCCAGGCCGGGTGCCTCCacttgtgcccctcccccagggctgtGACACAGAAGCCACCCTGCATCCATTTACAGCGCAGCTTCCCCTCAACTGTGAATCTGAGAAACAGCCGGAACTAGAATTACCCACAGCCCAGCTGTGTTTAGACGACAAAATAAACCCTTTGTCTCTACGAGTCGGTCAGAGAGCCCAAGACCCCACGTGTGCTGAGGACGCAAGGAAGTCAAGTTGTATGGAATGTTTTGACGACCAGCCTAGGTTACCCTTGCACCTACACGGAATGAATTGCGATCCCAACAGGCAAGTTGAAATGaacatatataaagaagaatTTACAGAGTACAAAAGCAGAGATGCCATTTCACCACTGACTTTGTTCTCCGAAGAAGAATTCAGAGACGGAAGGAAGCGCAATAATGCTTTACAAGATCATGTCTCAG CTCAAGCAGAGAAGACCTACACTCTGGAAGGATTTGCCGTTGGATCCAAGTGTGTTGTGTGGTCAAGTCTAAGAAACACATGGTCTAAATGTGAGATTCTGGAAATAGGTGAAGAAGGCACAAGG GTTTTGAACCTTTCAAATGGTATGGAGGAGATAGTGAACCCTGAGAATGTCTGGAATGGCATACCCAAATTAGATAAGAGTCCATCTGAG